CGACGTGCTATCGATCGGGGACGGCGATCTTCGTGGAATCCCGCGAGGACTCGCCGCAGCTGCGACATTCTCCCCTTCGAAGCCACGATGGGTGGCGAGATACCACCTGGGCGCGGTACCGTTCGCCTTGCGAAGCCGTGCAGCTAGCGCAGCCCTCGCCGCGCGCGGCGCGGACGCCGAACTCGTGCTGCAGTTCGGTGCAACGTTCTCGGCTCCGTCCGACAGGCCGTACTTCCTGTACTGTGACTCGAACATCCGCGTCGCGGAGCGGGGGCGAAGCACTGGTGTCTCGTGGGCTGCTGCTCTTTCGCCGGCCGAGGTCGAGGCGGTCTCCGTCCGCGAGGCGTCGGTATACCGGGGCGCGCGCGCGATCTTCACGATCAGTGAGCATCTGCGACAGTCCTTCATTGGCGACTTCGCGATCCCAGCGGACAGGGTCCATGCGGTACTCGCAAGGCCGAATTTCGACCAGACACACATTCAGCCGCGGACGACCGCACCATCAAGTCCGCCGACGATCCTGTTCGTCGGAGCGCATTTCGAGCGAAAGGGTGGCGATCTGCTTCTTCGCGCGTTCGCGCGCGTCCGGGAACGGATTCGCGACGCCCGACTGATCCTCATCGGCCCGCGGGACACCTCGCACGGCGGACCCGGCGTCACGAACCTCGGCTTTCTCCGGAAGGACGTTGCGAGCGAGCACGCGGCGATTCTCAAGGCATATCAGGAAGCCCACGTCTTCTGTCTCCCGACCCGGTTCGAGCCCTTCGGAATCGCGTATGTCGAGGCTGCCTTCATGGTCTTCCGTGTATCGGCCCGAACGCGTGGGCGATCCCTGGAACTGATCCTGCACGGTCAACGGGCTATCGGCGACTCAGAGGACGAGGACAGGTTGACCACCCGCATGTTGCGCCTACTTCCAGGATCCGGAGCTCGCGGCGCGGATGGGCCTGCCGGTCGCGCGCACGCGGCCGCGACGTTCAGTTGGGAGCGCACGGTGGATCGGATGCGCGCCGTCGGCCTCGCAGCGCTGACGTACGTCCCCTCAGGCTGATTCGCCCTCCTTTTCGACTCGCCGATCTACATCGTCTTCCTCGTTGTGGTCGTGGCGCTCTACTGGCGCCTCGCCCACCGAGGCCGGAACGTCCTCCTCCTCGGTGCGAGCTATCTGTTCTACGGCTGGTGGGACTGGCGCTTCCTTGGCCTGATCCTCGTCTCCACCGTTGTTGACTACGTCTGCGCACTCGCGATCGCCGGATCGGACGTCCCGCGCCGCCGCAAGTCGCTGCTCGCGTTCTCCCTCACCTTGAACCTCCTGTTCCTCGGGTTCTTCAAGTATTTCAATTTCTTCATCGACACACTGCACCCTGCGCTCGCGGCGCTCGGCCTGGACGTGCCGGAGGTCGCGCTTCGCATCCTGCTCCCACCCGGCATCTCCTTCTACACGTTCCAGGCCGTCGCGTACATCGTGGACGTGTACTTCGGGCGCATCCAGCCAGCACGGTCGATGGTGGACTATGCGCTGTTCATCTCGCTCTTCCCGCACCTCATCGCCGGACCGATCCAGCGTCCGTCCCACCTTCTCCCTCAGGTTCAGCTACCTCGCCGTTTCGATCCGGCGACGGTGTTCCGACGGACTGATGCTCATCGTCTCGGGCTGTTCCGGAAGTGCGTGGTCGCGAATAACTGCGCCCTGGTCGCCAATGCCGCGTTCAACGGCACGCTTGGTCCCCCGGGACTGGCGACGGTAGCCCTCGGAACGTACGCCTTCGCCTGGCAGATCTACGGGGATTTCAGCGGATACAGCGACATCGCCAGAGGGTCGGCGGAGCTGATGGGATTCCACGTCATGGTGAACTTCCAGCCACCGTACTTCTCGCGGAGTCTTCAGGATTTCTGGCGGCGCTGGCACATCAGCCTGAGCACGTGGCTGCGAGACTACGTCTATATCCCTTTGGGCGGGAACAGGCACGGGGAGGTCGCCACCAATCGCAACCTCGTTGCGACCATGCTGATCGGCGGGCTCTGGCACGGCGCCAACTGGACCTTCGTGCTGTGGGGCGCGATCCACGGATTCGGACTCGCCATCGAGCGCCAGGGCAGGAGGTTGCTCGGGCTCGATCGCGAGGAACCGGAGCGGACGATGAGCCACGGCGCACGCGCATGGGCGCAGCGGATCGCCATCTTCCACGTGGTCTGCATCGCGTGGATATTCTTCCGCGCACAGCACGTCTCCGATGCCTTCGCGATGATCGCGAGCATCCGGTCGCTCGATTGGCGCCCGGTCTACCTCACTGCGGCGACCTTCCTGGCGATCTTCATCGTCCCAATGGTCATGATCGACCTGCACATGGCGTCCCGGCGTGACGAGTACTTGCTCGCATCGGCGAGCCATCGCACGCGGATCGTCGCCGCGCTCGGGCTGCTCGGACTCATGATCCTCTTCTCGGCGAGTGATGCCAGTGCCTTCATCTACTTCCAGTTCTAGCGGTCGGTCGCCGGCGGCGAGCCCCAGGCGTGCGATCTTTCGCCTGCTCTGCGGCATGACGCTGTTGCTCGGCGCCGTGGAGCTGTTGAACCGCGCGATCGTCCTGCGCGTGAGTCGCATCGAGCGCCGTATCGACCGCGAGTATCAGGCCGCCCGGCGTCGGTCGGACCCGGCGCGCGTCGGGCTGCCGGTCGTGGGCAACTCGCTGCTTCTCGACGGAGTGGACGAGCCCTCGCTCAGCGCGATGATGCCGTCACCGTGGGAGCTCCGCCGCATCGTCATCGAGCAGACGCTGTTCCTGGACTGGAGCTATGGGCTCGAGCAGCTGCACGCCCGCGGCGGAAGCGCCAGCATCGAGGCCGTGATGCTCGACACGCGGCAGCTCGGGAGTGACGCGTTCCGCGGAGACTACACCGCGTTCCGGCTCATTGGACCCGCGCAGGTCATCCCGTTCGCGAGGGAGGCCGGGGCTGCATCCGACCGAGATGTCGCGCCTGGCCCTGTCCAGCATCAGCTCGTATTACGGCTTCCGCATCGAGTCGGAAGGTGCTTCTCGGCGCGCTCGTTCCGGGATGGCGTCGCCAGGCGCGACATTCATCCCGAATCCTGCGCCGTCGCCGTGGATGGCGGACTCCGGTGCTCATCGAGGGCCGGATCACATCCCGACTCGCGCGCTTGCGGGCCGAGAGCGGCCGTCGAGGCGCTCGCCCAATCGTTGTGTTGCCTCCGTCGATCGGAGACGGGACGTTCGAGCGAGCGGTCGCGCGCGCGGCGAGCAGGGCTGGCGTGACCGTACTCATCGCGTTCCAGCCCGGGTCCTACGCTCCCGCGCTGTTCAAGGATGGATTCCACCTGAATGCGGATGGTAGAGTGCGGTTCACGAGGGAGCTTGGCGAAGCGCTGACCGGCCTCCTCGCGGATCCAGGCGCCCCTCCGACGGTCCCGAACTAGCACCGTCGAGCTCCATTCGGGGTGCATTCGGGCGCACGCATCGCGAGTGTGACATCCGTCCCGCGTCGGTCGTTATTCTCCATGGCGGCCTCCTGTCCCCGCAGGTCCAGACTGCGGCGCGGGGTGTATCATCGCTGACCGCTGAGATGTCCCGGTTCCCGTCGTCGGCGCAAAGCACGGCGCGTCAATCGGCATGAGCATTCTACGTCAAGATCACGAGTCCCCGACTCCTGTTTCCAGGGTGCAAGATGAGTCAGAAGCGCCGCAGAAAGTCGTCGACACCGCGCGAACCCGTGCCTTCGATGACTGGAATGATCACATCGGCCGATGCGATCAGCCGACGGGAGTTCGTGAAGAAGGGAGGAGCGCTCCTGGTCGTGGGTGGAGTCGGCGTGTCCGCTTGCGGGAATCCGACGACTACGGAGGAGGAGGGGCCGAAAGGACCCCTGAACGTGGTCGTGTCGGGTATTACCGGCTCGCCCGCGAACGGCGGAAGCGCCATCGCACACCGCACGGATGCTGCCGGGACGCCGCGTGTGATCGCCATTGGCACGAACGGATTCGGGACCGACCCATTGGTCCCGCACGGCGTACACCATCGCGTATACCGCTCCGCCGGGTTCAACGTCACCGGCACGAATCCGGTCACCGGCGTCTCCGGTCGCGGCGGGCGTCGGAGCCTGCGCCTTCACCCGTCACCGATGGCGGCGGCGACGGGCACGGGTCGCGTGTCGTCGTCAACGGCCTTACGGGAGCGACGGCAGGGGCTCCGCGTCGGCACGTCTCACCAATGGCACCGGCGCACTATACCGTGACGCTGTCGGTTCCGGCAACCAGGGCGTGAGCCGGGGCGACATGGCCGACCTTCCACCGGGTCGTACAACGTGACCTACTCTCCGCCCGCGGGATTCCGCCGCGTGAACTCCGAGACGGCTCCGGTCGTCGTGTCCGTCACATCCGGCGCAACGACGAATGCGATCTTCGCCGCGGAAGCGATTCCCGCCGGAGGAAGCGCTTTGTTCTTTCTCGAACTGGGCCTCGGCCGCACTCGGCTCGGCGAACGCCTCGCGAAGCGACGGCGGGAAGTGGAATCTCCTCGGCGGCTTCGGTCAGGAGGTCTTGAGTGCCGCGGGTCTTGATTTCCCATCCGCGAAGGTCTGCAAGTTCGTCGCAAACCGGTCGAACAACGGCTTCGCGCTCAATCGACACACCGGACTTCCCATCCCAGCAGTCGGATCGACCAGCTACTATCGCTGGTATGTCCGAATGACGTTCCCGGACCCCCTGGTCGGCAATGGCGATCATCCCTGGCAGGACGGCAACGCCGTCGGCGATTGCCACTATATCGTCGGCGTGCACTATGGGTCGGATGTCGGTCCGGCGCGCAACGGTCAGTGGCAGCTCGGCGTGACCATCCTCATCAATAACAACGGTGCGTTCAACAACGGCCCCTGGCTGGCCAAGCACCAGACCTACCGGATCGAGACCGCGTTGGCGCGCTGACGGCGACGACGTACGGTTTCAGATTCGCGTCTACGACACGGCGAACGCGTTGTTGTTCACCGAGGCGGATTTCCCGGCTGACTTTGGCGGTGGCGCGCTCGGCTCCCGCGGTCCTGGACTTTCCGGAACGTGAATAATCTCGACGGGTTCAACTGCGGGACCAATGACTTCAGAGACCGCCGGCAACGACTGGTGGACGACGAGCTTCTACTATAGCTACCAGGAGTTGCTTCGCGATTCCGCGATGATCAGGGTTGGATCGGGGCGAAGCCGATCCCGGGCGAAAGTCTGACGTGACCGGGGAACGTGACCGCGGTGCCGCAATGGATCGCATGCACGCGTGTAGAGTCGGCCCTCGGTCGCGGAGTCTGGCATGAGGAAGTGGCTCGCTCCCGTCGGGGTCGTGCTTCTCGGTACCTGTGCTGGCCTCGTTGTCACGGAGCTGACGCTCAGAGCGTTCAGGCTCTATCCAGCCGAGGGTTGCCAACCGTTACCGTGGCGGAGTACGAACGTGTGCCGGGCTTGTTCAGCCCGGCCGAGAGGTACTGTTGCAGCGCGTCGGCAAGCCGGCGTTCCACGTCCGTATCAACTCTCTCGGGTATCGCGGCCCTGAGATCCCGCGAGAGAAGCCGCCCGGGGAGTACCGCGTCGTCATGATCGGCGACTCCTTCACCTTCGGGGACTACGTCGACGACCACGAGACGCTGCCGGCGAAGCTAGAGGAGGCCCTCCGCGCGGACTGCGCAGCCGTTCGCGCGATCAACGCAGGCGTGATGAACACGACGATCGACTCGCACGCGCAGATGGCGGAGCGCGCGCTGGCACTGGAGCCGGATCTCGTGGTGTTGACGTTCTACGAGAACGACGTCGATGACCTGAGGAATCCGATGTGGCGGCGCAGTTCGCGCGCAATCGCGAGGCGAAGTCGCGATTTCCGATGTCGGTGCTCTACCCCGTGCTCCGGAACACCGCTGTCTGGAATCTGGCGCTTGCCGTCCGCGCGCGAAGGAACATGAGCCGCGCATTCGGACAGGACGCATCGGGTCCGGACGACGCGCGCCGGCTTCTCGCGCAGCGCGATACGCTACGCGCGGCCTACGCCGACAGCCTCAAGCATCTGGCAGAGCGCCTGCGGGCGCGTCGCGTCCCCTTCGTGTTCGCGGCCTTCCCCGCCGTCAGCGAAATGGACGGAACCAACGAGGATCCCAACAGGCAGGTCATGCTGGGGAGGCATCCTCTCTGGGCATCGCGACCGTCGACCTCCGACCAGCGCTCGAAGCGACGGGACTCGGGGTGACCGGGATCTACCTTCTTCCGCTGGATGCGCACCCCCCAAGACCGATCGGACGCGACGGCGGCACGAGCGCTCTCGCCGGTGGGATCCGAGGACTCCCCAGCGGTCCGTGCCCGTCCTCGTTCGCGACGAATCAGCCGCGACAGGCCGCGCCGCGATAAGAGGGCCTCGTACGCGTCGGTCATCGCGCGAATGGTGAACTCGCGCTCGGCACAGCAAGGCCGCCGAGCCGGGCCGTGTCCGAAAGGTCCTCGTCACTCAGCGGTCGCCTCAGGGCCCCTGCGAGTTCCTCCACGCTTCCGGGAGTCACGAGCAAGGCATCGACCTCGTGAGAGGCGTCTCGAGATTCCCGACGATGCCGATGCGACGATGGCTCGCCTCGCGAACATCGCCTCGAGCACCGCAGTGGCATGCCTTCCCAGAGCGACGGCATGGCGGAAGACATCCGCGGCAGCCCGCAGATTCGCGCCGTCCAGGCGGTGACCGAGCAGATGCACGCGATCGGAGAGCCCCAGCTTCTCCGCCTGCGCCGTGAGGCTGCTCCGCTCCACGCCCTCCCCGGCGATCAGCAACCGCCACGGCGGCACCGATCGTTCGCCTTCTAGTCGCGCGAGCGCGTCGATGAGCACCGCGTGTCCCTTCCGGACGACGAGGCTGCCGATCGCGAGGATGATCAGCTCCTCGGCGGGATCCCCATCTCCGCCGCGCATCCGAGCCGCATCCCCTGTCCCGAGGGGATGCCGTTGGGAACGACCACCACCGCTCCGCAGGCGGTCGAGCCGCTCCTCTGGATGGGCGCCCGTGTGCTTCGAGACGGCCACCACCGCGTCACTGTTCCGGAACGCCCAGCGAAGCGCCACCGCTTGTGCCAGCGCGCCGTCATGTGCTGGTCCGCATGCAGCGTGATTACGTGAGGGCAACCCAGCCCTCGGGCGACGAGGTCCCGTAGTACGCCATCACGAACTCATGGCTGTGAATGGCATTGACTCCCCGTGCGCGAAGCGCCGCCGACAAGTTCCGGACCAACGCGCGATTCAGCATTCCTCGGCCCAGTATCTCACCGGATCGAACCCGGCGGACTCGAGCGCGCCCCCAGACCAGCCAGCCGGGCCGTGCGGGATCACCGGGTGCACCGCATGACCGCGCGAGCGCAGTTCTTCAGCGAGCTGAAGCACCACCATCTCCGCACCGCCGAGCCCGACCGATTCGATCATCATCGCGATCGAGAGCCGGGGAAAGTCAGATCTCGTCATGACCGGTCCACCAGATTGAGGAATCGACGGCGAACCCGCTCGTAGCGGCTGGCGCCCATGAAGCTCCGCAGGTTCCGCAGTACCGACTCGCGTGCGCGATTCGAGACTCCCAGCAACGGGTCGGCGTTGATGAACCGCTTCGCGTCCGCGACGCTGATGTTCCCTCGCACTGTGCACCGTCGCACGAACAGGCGCGGATCGGCGTCGTCCGCGTTCAGTCCCCAACGCGTGCCGACCGCCGTCGTGTACCCGCAGTCCCAGATCAGCGACCGTAGTCGCCGCTGAGGCGCGTCCCCGCCCGGGAAGGCGATCTCGTGCGTCTCCTTCCCGAGCTCGCGGTCGAGCCGCGCCTTCGATTCCGTCAACTCCTGCCGCAGGGCTTGCTCGCCAAGTTCGGACAAGAAGGGATGCGAGCGCGTGTGCGACTGGATCGACATGCCAGCATCGCGCGCCGCTCGCAGATCGTCCCAGCTCATGAACCCCGGACGACCGATCCACTCGGTGCACACGTATATCGTCGCCGACATGTCGCGAGCGCGCAGCGCCGGCACGGCCTGCTCATACTGCCCGCGGTTGGCGTCGTCGAACGTGATCGCGACGCGTCGCGTTCCGGGTCGCACTCGCGCCTCGGCGAGCGAGCAGCCACGGTAGCCCTGCTCGAGGATCGTGTCGAGCATCCGCTCGAACATCGCCGTCGGGGTCGAGAAGCGCGTCGGTCCTCCCCCCGCCGCTCGCGTCCGCGGCTCGACGTCGTGATAGCACAGCACGACGTACTGGTCGGCGCGGGACGTCATGCGACACCCCCGGATCCCGCGTGCGCCAGCTCGGACCAGCGGGCGACCAGTCGTTCGCCGAGCACCGTCGCTCCATGCCGAGCGTCCACTGCACGCCGCAGGGCGGCTCGGGCGCTCGCGTCGGGCGGTGCGGCGAGTCGGCGAACACACGCGTCCGCGAACGACGTGGGCTCGTCCGCGCGATCGAGCGCCGGGAGATCGTGCCCTTCGGCGCCGATGGTGGTCGCGACGACCGGGCAGCCGAGCGCGAGACTTTCCGGGATCTTGATCCGCACCCCGCCGCCCTGCAGCAGCGGTGCGAGCGTCACCCAGCTCGTCGCGAAGAGTTCGCGGGCGTCACCTCCATCCGGGAGGATATCGATCGCCGGGTGTCCGACGAGCCACGGCTGCTCCGCCGCACCGCGCGCGAGCACGACAAGCCGCGCGTCCGGTCTCCCAGCGAGCACGAGCGGCAGGCACTCCTGCACGAACCAGCGCAGTCCCACGAGGTTCGGCGCCCAGTCCAGTCCTCCCGCGAAGCCGATTGTTGGAGTCGAGGCGCGCGGATGCGACGAGAGCGCATCATAACGGTCGAGGAGCAAGGAGCACGGGAACAGCTCGGCCCGCGCCGCTCCTGCGTGCCGATGGATCCAGTCCAGATCGCCCTGCGAGATGCATAGCGTGAGATCGCACGCCTCCGCCGCCCTCGCCTCCGCTCGCGCCATGAAGCCCACGAGTACGCGGGCCAACGGTCCCTTCATCGCGAGCCTCCGCTCGAGCAGCAACGCCTCGTGATTGTGCGACCGATAGACCAGAGGGGCACGGAATGCGCGCGCGAGGGCGATCCCGATGTCAACGAGCGGAAGATGCTCCACATGCACGACGGTCGGGCGGAAGCCGCGAGCACGAGTCGTCTGCTCCACGAGTGCGGCGACTCGTGCGTTGTCGAACCGCAGCCGCATGGGTGTCGACCCCGTGGCCAGTGCCTTGGCGATGGACACCCATTTCGGCACGCCTTCGAGCCCGAGCTGGGTTCCCTCCAGACCCGCCGGTGCGTCCGAGCGGTAGCCGGTCGGCGGACGCCGCAGGAAGATCGGCAGGACGTCCGCCCCGCCGACGCGCGCGAGGCCATGCAGGAGATCGGCGGTGATCACACTGGCGCCGTTCTCGCGGCACCAGGGTTCGACCGGCGCCACGAAGAGGACGCGGGGACGATTGGGACTCATGGGAGAGCGTCGGACTTGAGGAAGTGCTTCCGCGCGAGCGCGAGGTCGAGCGCGAAGGTCAGCGTGTCGTAGTGATCGTGCGTTCCCGAGAAGTGCTCGCTGGCGAGCGCGTCGAGCGCTCGCGACTCGAACAGGCCCGAGTGACGGAGGTCGGCCGCGCCGAGGGAATCCATCGTGTAGTCGCGCAGCCGCTCGCGAAGCCACCGACGGGACTCGCGGAAGTCATGCAGCGCCGGCAGGCCGCTCCAGCTCAACGGGCGGCGCAGGACTCCCGCATCCAGGCCCTTCGCCCGGGCCGCCATCCCCGCGAACGTCGCCACACCCATCCCGAGCCCGACGACGGAGACGCCCCCGCGAGGCCGCCATCCCAGTTGATGGGCACCGATGCGGCCACTCCGCCGCGCGAGGAGATGAGCGAGCGTTGGAACGAGTGAATCTCGGGCTCACCGACGAAACGGTGCTTCAGGTCGCGCAGGCGCAGCCTGAACTTCGAGCGCGCCGGCGTGGCGTGAGTCTCCTCCGGCCGATGCGCCAACGTCTCGATGAGCGCGCGATCGGCATACGGACTCTGCTGCAGCGCGAAGTGGCTTCCGACCCCGAAGTTCGGCAGGAGCGTGAATGGCACCTCCTGCTGGAGGATGAACTCGATCGATTCGCGCGGTCCGCGCGCGAGCGCCGCGAGCAGCCAGTGATCGCGCGGCGGACCGTCACCTCGCAGCGCAGGCGCGAGCAGGTCGAGACGTGCACCACGCACCGAGACGCCCTCGGTCCCTCCGCGGCCGACCTGATTCGAGGTTGCCCGAGAGCCGGGAGGCGAATCCACCGCCGATCGTGCGGTAGAGGTACACCTCCGGCGCCTGGTTGAGCGACTCGAGGCCGCCCGAGAGGCGGCTGGCCGACTCGACGTGGGCCGGCAGATCCCGTTCGAACGGCTCGCCGAAGGTGACGTCCACGTGGCGCACCCCGTACGCCGCGCTCAGGCGTGCGGCGATTCGCGCGTCGAGCGACGGCCGCGTGCCCGTCATCGTTGCCGTGGGGATAAGGCGACCATGCGCAGCGAGCTCGGCGAAGACGGCGCGCGTGTCGAGTCCGGCGGTGAGGGAGAGGAAGCTTCTGGAGACGTCGATCCGCGAGAGTGCCGCGACGAAGGCGTCCCGCTGCGCCTCGATGAAGTCGGCCCACGACCAGGGCGCGCTGCTCGGCATGCTCCAGATGCGGCGCTCCACACAGGTACCCGCGGCGCCGAGCTCGAGCCGGGAACCGCCCGGCAGGAGCCGCACGTCCTTGAACAGCGTCCGGTGCCCGACAGGATGACCGAAAGTCGCATGTTCGACGACGCCGAGCGGATCGAAGTCGAGTCGCACCCCAGGAACCTTCACGAGGGCGTGGATCGACGACGCCACGACCGTGCGGCCACGCGAAGTGTGGCAATACACTGGCGGAAGCCCGACGATGCTCGTCGTGACCGCGAGCGCACGCGACGCGGCGTCGTGTCGCACGCTGACGGCATTCGCCATCGGCTGATCGGGATTCGCATCATCGAACGCCGCCGAGTCACCGAGAAAGAGCCGCGGTGCGGCATCGCCGGACAAAGGCCTCGGCGGGTGCCGCGTCGGGATCACGGGGCACCCATGCCATGGCCAGCGTTCCTCCGCGCCAGTGCCGCCAGCGTTCACTCGTGACCGCGGGAAACGGCGGTTCCCCCGGCTGCACCTGCCACGCGATGAAGTCGCGAACGTTCATGGACGGCCCAGCGCCTTGGTTGCGGCCGGTACGACCAGCGATGACAGCACGCGATGGCCCTCGGGACTCAGGTGTTGGTCAACGGTCCCGAAGAGCTTCGGCCCGACCGGACGCGCAGACCGGAATGCGGCCAACGCGTCGAGCACGTGCAGCGATTCCGCGGCGAAGGTGGTGGCGAGCTCGCGGGTCGGCTGGTCGAGGTCGACGAGCGACGAGT
This window of the Gemmatimonadota bacterium genome carries:
- a CDS encoding glycosyltransferase family 4 protein, which encodes MNIFADLRRRRGESSRILCATLSIVKQFRRHGDVLSIGDGDLRGIPRGLAAAATFSPSKPRWVARYHLGAVPFALRSRAASAALAARGADAELVLQFGATFSAPSDRPYFLYCDSNIRVAERGRSTGVSWAAALSPAEVEAVSVREASVYRGARAIFTISEHLRQSFIGDFAIPADRVHAVLARPNFDQTHIQPRTTAPSSPPTILFVGAHFERKGGDLLLRAFARVRERIRDARLILIGPRDTSHGGPGVTNLGFLRKDVASEHAAILKAYQEAHVFCLPTRFEPFGIAYVEAAFMVFRVSARTRGRSLELILHGQRAIGDSEDEDRLTTRMLRLLPGSGARGADGPAGRAHAAATFSWERTVDRMRAVGLAALTYVPSG
- a CDS encoding polysaccharide deacetylase family protein, whose product is MTSRADQYVVLCYHDVEPRTRAAGGGPTRFSTPTAMFERMLDTILEQGYRGCSLAEARVRPGTRRVAITFDDANRGQYEQAVPALRARDMSATIYVCTEWIGRPGFMSWDDLRAARDAGMSIQSHTRSHPFLSELGEQALRQELTESKARLDRELGKETHEIAFPGGDAPQRRLRSLIWDCGYTTAVGTRWGLNADDADPRLFVRRCTVRGNISVADAKRFINADPLLGVSNRARESVLRNLRSFMGASRYERVRRRFLNLVDRS
- a CDS encoding glycosyltransferase, encoding MSPNRPRVLFVAPVEPWCRENGASVITADLLHGLARVGGADVLPIFLRRPPTGYRSDAPAGLEGTQLGLEGVPKWVSIAKALATGSTPMRLRFDNARVAALVEQTTRARGFRPTVVHVEHLPLVDIGIALARAFRAPLVYRSHNHEALLLERRLAMKGPLARVLVGFMARAEARAAEACDLTLCISQGDLDWIHRHAGAARAELFPCSLLLDRYDALSSHPRASTPTIGFAGGLDWAPNLVGLRWFVQECLPLVLAGRPDARLVVLARGAAEQPWLVGHPAIDILPDGGDARELFATSWVTLAPLLQGGGVRIKIPESLALGCPVVATTIGAEGHDLPALDRADEPTSFADACVRRLAAPPDASARAALRRAVDARHGATVLGERLVARWSELAHAGSGGVA
- a CDS encoding MBOAT family protein, whose protein sequence is MALYWRLAHRGRNVLLLGASYLFYGWWDWRFLGLILVSTVVDYVCALAIAGSDVPRRRKSLLAFSLTLNLLFLGFFKYFNFFIDTLHPALAALGLDVPEVALRILLPPGISFYTFQAVAYIVDVYFGRIQPARSMVDYALFISLFPHLIAGPIQRPSHLLPQVQLPRRFDPATVFRRTDAHRLGLFRKCVVANNCALVANAAFNGTLGPPGLATVALGTYAFAWQIYGDFSGYSDIARGSAELMGFHVMVNFQPPYFSRSLQDFWRRWHISLSTWLRDYVYIPLGGNRHGEVATNRNLVATMLIGGLWHGANWTFVLWGAIHGFGLAIERQGRRLLGLDREEPERTMSHGARAWAQRIAIFHVVCIAWIFFRAQHVSDAFAMIASIRSLDWRPVYLTAATFLAIFIVPMVMIDLHMASRRDEYLLASASHRTRIVAALGLLGLMILFSASDASAFIYFQF
- a CDS encoding glycosyltransferase, giving the protein MRGGDGDPAEELIILAIGSLVVRKGHAVLIDALARLEGERSVPPWRLLIAGEGVERSSLTAQAEKLGLSDRVHLLGHRLDGANLRAAADVFRHAVALGRHATAVLEAMFARRAIVASASSGISRRLSRGRCLARDSRKRGGTRRGPEATAE